In Acidovorax sp. 106, the following proteins share a genomic window:
- the moaA gene encoding GTP 3',8-cyclase MoaA produces the protein MAERVIPLVDLRRADLAALVPLHPSQATGLLVDTLGRPLRDLRISVTDRCNFRCNYCMPKEVFDKDYPYLPHSALLSFEEITRLASLFLAHGVRKIRLTGGEPLLRKNIEDLIAQLAQLRTVDGKAPDLTLTTNGSLLARKAKALKEAGLNRVTVSLDGLDDAVFRRMNDVDFPVADVLAGIDAAQAAGLSQIKVNMVVKRGTNDHEILPMARHFRGTGTTLRFIEYMDVGATNGWRMDEVLPSAELVARLRAELPLVPLSPSSPGETAERWGYADASGQYDRALGEVGVISSVTQAFCHDCNRARLSTEGKLYLCLFASQGHDLRGLLRSGASDADIAAAIAPIWQQRNDRYSELRSSLPADAGAGTRRVEMSYIGG, from the coding sequence ATGGCTGAACGTGTCATTCCCCTGGTGGACCTGCGCCGCGCTGACTTGGCAGCCCTGGTTCCTTTGCACCCCTCGCAAGCCACTGGCTTGCTAGTGGACACCCTGGGGCGCCCGCTGCGCGACCTGCGCATCAGCGTGACGGACCGCTGCAACTTCCGCTGCAACTACTGCATGCCCAAGGAAGTGTTCGACAAGGACTACCCCTACCTGCCCCACAGCGCGCTGCTGAGCTTTGAAGAAATCACGCGGCTGGCGTCGCTGTTTCTGGCGCACGGGGTGCGCAAGATTCGCCTCACGGGCGGCGAGCCGCTGCTGCGCAAGAACATCGAAGACCTCATCGCCCAACTGGCGCAGCTGCGCACGGTGGACGGCAAGGCGCCGGACCTGACGCTCACCACCAACGGATCGCTGCTGGCACGCAAGGCCAAGGCATTGAAGGAGGCGGGCTTGAACCGCGTGACGGTGAGCCTGGACGGACTGGACGACGCAGTCTTCCGCCGCATGAACGATGTGGACTTTCCGGTGGCCGATGTGCTGGCAGGCATTGATGCCGCGCAGGCCGCGGGGCTGTCGCAAATCAAGGTGAACATGGTGGTCAAGCGCGGCACCAATGACCATGAAATCTTGCCCATGGCCCGCCACTTTCGCGGCACGGGTACCACGCTGCGCTTTATCGAATACATGGACGTGGGCGCCACCAACGGCTGGCGCATGGATGAGGTGCTGCCTTCGGCCGAGCTGGTCGCGCGCCTGCGCGCCGAGCTGCCGCTGGTGCCCCTGTCGCCCAGCAGCCCCGGCGAAACCGCCGAGCGCTGGGGCTATGCCGATGCCAGCGGGCAGTACGACCGCGCGCTGGGCGAGGTGGGCGTCATCAGCAGCGTGACGCAGGCGTTTTGCCACGACTGCAACCGCGCCCGCCTGTCCACCGAGGGCAAGCTGTACCTGTGCCTGTTCGCATCCCAAGGGCATGACCTGCGTGGCCTGCTGCGCAGCGGCGCCAGCGATGCAGACATTGCCGCTGCCATCGCGCCCATCTGGCAGCAGCGCAACGACCGGTATTCTGAACTGCGCAGCAGCCTGCCTGCTGATGCGGGCGCTGGCACGCGGCGGGTGGAGATGAGCTACATCGGTGGATAA
- a CDS encoding IS1595 family transposase, giving the protein MSINAIQFQRGLSLPQFQSLYCSEQQCEQALVGARWPLGWRCAHCGCKRFFHTRNGTGRLLWECFLCGYQSSSIVGTVMEHSHVPLRLWFLAMYLLTQNKNAISALALKRQLGVSYKTAWLMKHKLMQAMAQRDARYLLQGRVEIDDAYLGGERAGHINGGRRAANKTAFVAAVQTSTDGRPLYMCLTPVADFTNEHMRQWAQAHLAARCHVVSDGTRAFAQVQQAQATHERYVTGGGRKGAQTPQLRWVNTLLGNLKTSMAGTYHSFDHTRYAQRYLAEFCWRFNRRFDLPAMLPRLLKALVTAGPLPLKVLRVSEVSS; this is encoded by the coding sequence ATGTCCATCAACGCGATCCAGTTCCAACGGGGCCTGTCACTGCCTCAGTTTCAGAGCCTTTACTGCAGCGAGCAGCAGTGCGAGCAGGCCCTGGTGGGCGCACGATGGCCCTTGGGCTGGCGGTGCGCGCACTGCGGCTGCAAGCGCTTTTTTCACACCCGCAATGGCACGGGTCGACTGCTGTGGGAGTGCTTCCTTTGTGGCTACCAAAGCTCCTCCATCGTGGGCACTGTAATGGAACACTCCCATGTGCCCCTGAGGCTGTGGTTCCTGGCCATGTACCTGCTGACGCAGAACAAGAATGCCATCAGCGCCCTGGCGCTCAAGCGCCAGTTGGGCGTGTCCTACAAAACGGCATGGCTGATGAAGCACAAACTGATGCAGGCCATGGCCCAGCGCGATGCGCGCTACCTGCTGCAAGGGCGGGTGGAGATTGACGATGCCTACCTTGGGGGCGAGCGGGCAGGACACATCAACGGCGGGCGCCGCGCAGCCAACAAGACGGCCTTCGTCGCTGCGGTGCAGACCAGCACCGATGGCCGGCCCCTGTACATGTGCCTGACACCTGTGGCGGACTTCACCAACGAGCACATGCGGCAATGGGCACAGGCTCACCTAGCGGCGCGCTGCCACGTGGTCAGCGACGGCACTCGGGCCTTTGCGCAAGTGCAGCAGGCGCAGGCTACGCATGAGCGCTACGTGACTGGCGGTGGGCGCAAGGGGGCACAGACACCTCAGCTGCGTTGGGTGAACACCTTGCTGGGCAACCTCAAGACCAGCATGGCGGGCACCTATCACTCGTTTGACCATACCAGGTATGCACAGCGCTACTTGGCCGAGTTCTGCTGGCGATTCAACCGCCGCTTTGATCTGCCTGCCATGCTGCCCAGGCTGTTGAAAGCCTTGGTGACTGCTGGGCCACTGCCTTTGAAAGTGCTGCGGGTATCTGAGGTAAGTAGCTAA
- a CDS encoding SDR family oxidoreductase yields MRVHNKSIIVTGAGNGIGEGIAKRLAEEGANVLVNDIHTAGGQRVVAEITAAGGKAAFFQADVTQSAQVQALVAEAERLFGRLDAMVNNAGWTHRNRPMLEVSEEEFDKVFAINVKSIYLSAIHAVPALRRTGGGSLINIASTAGLRPRPGLTWYNGSKGAVITISKSMAAELGPDNIRVNCLNPVFNPDTGLAAEFAGGPVDDARRAKFLATIPLGRFSTAQDVANAALYLASDEAAFISGVCIEVDGARCV; encoded by the coding sequence ATGCGCGTGCACAACAAATCCATCATCGTCACCGGCGCTGGCAATGGCATTGGCGAAGGCATTGCCAAACGCCTGGCCGAAGAAGGCGCCAACGTGCTGGTCAACGACATCCACACCGCAGGCGGCCAGCGCGTGGTGGCCGAGATCACGGCGGCCGGGGGCAAGGCCGCTTTCTTCCAGGCCGATGTCACGCAATCCGCCCAAGTCCAAGCCTTGGTGGCAGAGGCCGAGCGCCTGTTTGGCCGGCTCGATGCCATGGTGAACAACGCGGGCTGGACGCACCGCAACCGCCCCATGCTGGAGGTGAGCGAAGAAGAGTTCGACAAGGTCTTCGCCATCAACGTCAAGAGCATCTACCTCAGCGCCATCCACGCCGTGCCCGCGCTGCGCCGCACAGGCGGGGGCAGCCTCATCAACATTGCCTCCACCGCCGGGCTGCGCCCACGCCCGGGGCTGACTTGGTACAACGGTTCCAAGGGCGCAGTCATCACCATCAGCAAGTCGATGGCAGCCGAGCTGGGGCCCGACAACATCCGCGTCAACTGCCTGAACCCCGTCTTCAACCCCGACACCGGGCTGGCGGCAGAGTTTGCGGGCGGCCCGGTGGACGACGCCCGCCGCGCCAAGTTCCTGGCGACCATCCCGCTGGGGCGGTTTTCCACAGCACAAGACGTGGCGAATGCGGCGCTGTACCTCGCCAGCGACGAAGCCGCCTTCATCAGCGGCGTGTGCATTGAGGTGGACGGGGCGCGCTGCGTTTAA
- a CDS encoding Crp/Fnr family transcriptional regulator, whose translation MTTEVSDHLLALQSGRWFAQLPSDFSDALIRMGRIRQLAVGQALFLRGDAPCGLYAVLRGALSVSGTGGRADDARSALLTRLEPPQWFGEISVFDGNARSHDAVAAEPCTLLHVPHDALQDWLRSHPEHWHALALLVTDKLRTAFIALEDAALLPAPQRLARRLVMMAEGYGQWNAGGLTRRVIALSQEQLSQMLSISRQTTNQILKDLEARQLVRVQRGEVEIMDLAGLRRIYA comes from the coding sequence ATGACGACCGAAGTCTCCGACCACCTTTTGGCACTCCAATCGGGCCGCTGGTTTGCCCAGCTGCCCTCTGATTTTTCTGACGCCCTGATCCGCATGGGCCGCATCCGCCAGTTGGCCGTAGGCCAGGCGCTGTTTTTGCGGGGCGATGCGCCTTGCGGGCTGTATGCCGTGCTGCGCGGTGCGCTCAGCGTGTCTGGCACCGGCGGGCGGGCCGACGATGCGCGCTCGGCCCTGCTCACCCGACTGGAGCCGCCCCAGTGGTTTGGCGAAATCTCGGTGTTTGACGGCAACGCCCGCAGCCACGACGCCGTGGCGGCCGAGCCATGCACCCTGCTGCACGTGCCCCACGACGCCCTGCAAGACTGGCTGCGCAGCCACCCCGAGCACTGGCACGCCCTGGCCTTGCTGGTGACCGACAAGCTGCGCACCGCCTTCATCGCGCTGGAAGACGCCGCCCTGCTGCCCGCCCCGCAGCGCCTGGCCCGCAGGCTGGTGATGATGGCCGAGGGCTACGGCCAGTGGAACGCCGGGGGCCTCACCCGCCGGGTGATTGCCCTGTCGCAAGAGCAGCTGTCGCAAATGCTGTCGATCTCGCGCCAGACCACCAACCAGATCCTCAAAGACCTGGAAGCGCGCCAGTTGGTGCGCGTGCAGCGCGGCGAGGTGGAGATCATGGACCTGGCCGGGCTGCGGCGCATCTACGCCTGA
- a CDS encoding molybdopterin molybdotransferase MoeA: MKSIAQIAAELAGYDPQALHADQVNAFLQALVQPVEGTEEVGIFEALGRVLARDVISPISVPPHDNSAMDGYAFAGSQLVAGQPLTLRNMGTALAGKAWAGTVQPGECVKIMTGAIMPAGLDTVVPQEFTTAQGEHITIAADVLRLGDNRRFKGEDLMEGGVALAQGELLTPAALGLVASLGLKTVTVSRRLRVAYFSTGDEILSLGEPLREGAVYDSNRYTVFGLLCRLGVEVIDMGVVRDDPALLEAAFTEAAQRADAIITSGGVSVGEADHTRAMMKKLGDVAFWRIAMRPGRPMAVGRIAAPNLDIKSAPSAQSTSADSYQNDISTNPGGAILFGLPGNPVAVMVTFLAFVRPALLRMMGSTRPAPPLLRATSTEAIRKKPGRTEYQRGTVTTAPDGSLQVRTTGNQGSGVLSSMVQANGLIVLHHQQGNVAVGDTVDVMVFDGVI, from the coding sequence ATGAAATCCATCGCCCAGATTGCCGCCGAACTGGCCGGCTACGACCCCCAGGCCCTGCACGCAGACCAGGTCAACGCGTTTTTGCAGGCGCTGGTGCAGCCCGTGGAAGGCACCGAAGAAGTCGGCATCTTCGAGGCCCTGGGCCGCGTGCTGGCGCGCGATGTGATCTCGCCCATCAGCGTGCCACCGCACGACAACTCGGCCATGGACGGCTATGCCTTTGCGGGCAGCCAGCTGGTGGCAGGCCAGCCGCTGACGCTGCGCAACATGGGCACGGCCCTGGCGGGCAAGGCCTGGGCAGGCACGGTGCAGCCCGGCGAATGCGTGAAGATCATGACCGGCGCCATCATGCCCGCCGGGCTGGACACGGTGGTGCCGCAGGAATTCACCACCGCGCAGGGCGAGCACATCACCATCGCTGCCGATGTGCTGCGCCTGGGCGACAACCGCCGTTTCAAGGGCGAGGACCTAATGGAGGGCGGCGTGGCCCTGGCGCAAGGCGAGCTGCTCACCCCCGCCGCGCTGGGCCTGGTGGCCAGCCTGGGGCTGAAGACGGTGACGGTATCGCGCCGCCTGCGGGTGGCCTATTTCTCGACCGGCGACGAAATCCTGAGCCTGGGCGAGCCCCTGCGCGAAGGCGCCGTGTACGACAGCAACCGCTACACGGTGTTTGGCCTGCTTTGCCGCCTGGGCGTGGAGGTGATCGACATGGGTGTGGTGCGCGACGATCCAGCCCTGCTCGAAGCAGCCTTCACCGAAGCGGCGCAGCGCGCCGACGCCATCATCACCAGCGGCGGCGTGAGCGTGGGCGAGGCCGACCACACCCGCGCCATGATGAAAAAGCTGGGCGACGTGGCCTTCTGGCGCATCGCCATGCGACCCGGCCGCCCCATGGCCGTGGGGCGGATTGCCGCGCCAAATCTTGATATCAAATCAGCTCCTAGCGCTCAATCCACAAGCGCTGACAGCTATCAAAATGATATCAGCACCAACCCCGGCGGTGCCATTCTGTTTGGCCTGCCGGGCAACCCGGTGGCGGTGATGGTGACCTTCTTGGCCTTTGTGCGCCCAGCCTTGCTGCGCATGATGGGCAGCACCCGCCCTGCCCCGCCCCTGCTGCGCGCCACCAGTACCGAAGCCATCCGCAAAAAGCCTGGGCGCACCGAATACCAGCGCGGCACCGTCACCACCGCCCCTGACGGCAGCCTGCAGGTGCGCACCACCGGCAACCAGGGCTCGGGCGTGCTCAGCTCAATGGTGCAGGCCAACGGGCTCATCGTGCTGCACCACCAGCAGGGCAATGTAGCGGTGGGGGATACGGTGGATGTGATGGTGTTTGACGGCGTGATTTAA
- a CDS encoding GNAT family N-acetyltransferase: MPPFRAALATSATIATDAPAGTAHPQRAAVQIRPLQASDAAAYKALRDEALRSAPDAFTSDYESSVGRLAESYVGRFGDPASGQFFLGAFDDTGALLGCVGCEREQRTKQRHCAVVVGMMVAPQAQRRGLGQQLVAACIQLARQVPGLTQLVLTVTASNTHVVRLYEQAGFRAWGLLPGAIVVDGVPYDKLHMLLLLPSAPTPVAIAT; the protein is encoded by the coding sequence ATGCCGCCCTTCCGCGCCGCACTCGCCACAAGCGCAACCATCGCCACAGACGCCCCTGCCGGCACCGCCCACCCGCAGCGCGCTGCCGTGCAGATACGCCCCCTGCAGGCCAGCGATGCTGCGGCCTACAAAGCCCTGCGTGACGAGGCCCTGCGCAGCGCGCCCGATGCGTTCACCTCCGACTACGAATCCTCGGTGGGCCGGTTGGCCGAGAGCTATGTGGGGCGGTTTGGCGACCCCGCTTCGGGCCAGTTTTTCCTGGGGGCGTTTGATGACACCGGCGCCCTGCTCGGTTGTGTGGGTTGCGAACGCGAGCAGCGCACCAAACAGCGGCACTGCGCCGTGGTGGTGGGCATGATGGTGGCGCCCCAGGCCCAGCGCCGTGGCCTTGGGCAGCAACTGGTGGCGGCCTGCATCCAGCTGGCCCGCCAGGTGCCGGGGCTGACGCAACTGGTGCTCACCGTCACGGCCAGCAACACCCATGTGGTGCGGCTGTACGAGCAAGCAGGTTTTCGCGCCTGGGGCCTGCTGCCGGGCGCTATCGTGGTCGACGGTGTACCTTACGACAAACTGCACATGCTGCTTTTGCTACCCTCTGCGCCCACCCCGGTCGCCATCGCCACCTAG
- a CDS encoding DUF2889 domain-containing protein, protein MPLSPAAPRKASHIRRVTYQGYEREDGLWDIEAELHDSKAHDMPSFRREGVRLAGDPIHHMWLRVTIDRQLVVHAIEAAMDAHPLQDCPQARPALQGMVGTCMARGWRQAIAQHLGGVASCTHLRELLFNMATAAFQTLPAAFGGGDPDTPPRHLGQCTGWDFEGNGVKEYFPQFYGRGSANVQPSGPSHSSSKKSL, encoded by the coding sequence ATGCCTCTGAGCCCCGCAGCCCCCCGCAAAGCCAGCCACATCCGCCGAGTGACCTACCAGGGCTACGAACGCGAAGACGGGCTGTGGGACATCGAGGCCGAGTTGCACGACAGCAAAGCGCACGACATGCCCTCCTTCCGGCGCGAGGGCGTTCGCCTGGCGGGCGATCCCATCCACCACATGTGGCTGCGCGTCACCATCGACCGGCAACTGGTGGTGCACGCCATCGAAGCCGCCATGGATGCCCACCCGCTGCAAGACTGCCCCCAGGCCCGCCCGGCATTGCAAGGCATGGTGGGCACCTGCATGGCGCGCGGCTGGCGGCAGGCCATTGCACAGCACCTGGGCGGCGTAGCCAGCTGCACCCACCTGCGCGAGCTGCTGTTCAACATGGCCACCGCCGCCTTCCAGACCCTGCCCGCAGCCTTTGGCGGCGGTGACCCAGACACCCCGCCCCGCCACCTGGGCCAGTGCACAGGGTGGGACTTTGAGGGCAACGGCGTCAAAGAGTATTTCCCGCAGTTCTATGGGCGCGGGTCAGCCAATGTGCAGCCCTCTGGCCCATCGCATTCCTCAAGCAAAAAGAGCCTCTAG
- a CDS encoding type IV pili methyl-accepting chemotaxis transducer N-terminal domain-containing protein → MTCSNPTVVPWSRQRRRLVQWVTAGVVLPTWAATVQAQMALSAAINVSGSFRAMSQRMAKAYCQQQLGVMPDAALEVLTKARKQAQVGAADLAKGSTAGAWPAELSRQLEEVQKQYSILNTLTAVAPSKASAVAVAEQADRMMVAAQTATEALEKLARAPSAKLVGLAGRQRMLSQRMAKHYFLMAAGVEPKASQTQMNADAAEFKQALQALAAAPVSTAAIRTELDLGQAQWLFFETAMRRNPDAQGMSAVATTSERLLEVTDRLTSLYDAALREVLG, encoded by the coding sequence ATGACATGCAGCAATCCAACCGTGGTTCCGTGGTCGCGCCAACGTCGGCGCCTTGTGCAATGGGTGACGGCGGGCGTGGTGTTGCCTACCTGGGCGGCCACCGTGCAGGCGCAGATGGCGCTGTCTGCGGCCATCAACGTGTCGGGCTCGTTCCGGGCGATGTCGCAGCGCATGGCCAAGGCCTATTGCCAGCAGCAGCTTGGTGTGATGCCAGATGCCGCACTGGAGGTGCTGACCAAAGCGCGCAAGCAAGCGCAGGTCGGGGCCGCAGATTTGGCCAAGGGCTCCACTGCGGGTGCCTGGCCTGCCGAGCTGAGTCGCCAGCTGGAAGAGGTGCAAAAGCAGTACAGCATCTTGAATACGCTCACGGCCGTGGCGCCTTCGAAGGCATCGGCCGTGGCGGTGGCCGAGCAGGCCGACCGCATGATGGTTGCGGCGCAGACCGCCACCGAGGCGCTGGAAAAGCTGGCCCGCGCACCCAGCGCCAAGCTCGTGGGTTTGGCAGGGCGCCAGCGCATGCTGTCGCAGCGCATGGCCAAGCACTATTTCTTGATGGCAGCGGGCGTGGAGCCCAAGGCATCGCAAACCCAAATGAATGCCGACGCCGCCGAGTTCAAACAGGCGCTGCAAGCCCTGGCGGCAGCGCCAGTGTCCACCGCCGCCATCCGCACCGAGCTGGACCTGGGGCAGGCCCAGTGGCTGTTTTTTGAAACCGCCATGCGCCGCAACCCCGATGCCCAGGGCATGTCTGCCGTGGCCACCACCAGCGAGCGCTTGCTGGAGGTGACGGACCGGCTGACCTCGTTGTACGACGCAGCCCTGCGCGAAGTGCTGGGCTGA
- a CDS encoding thioredoxin family protein yields the protein MPYTAQHLAEAPTRAALDTLQGTTVLEFGTPWCPHCTGAQPLIEQALQGLPQVQHIKVEDGPGQRLGRSYKVKLWPTLIVLKDGQERARAVRPTTRAEVNEALRAALD from the coding sequence ATGCCCTATACCGCCCAACACCTGGCCGAGGCGCCCACCCGCGCTGCGTTAGACACGCTGCAAGGCACCACAGTGCTCGAATTTGGCACCCCCTGGTGCCCGCATTGCACAGGGGCGCAGCCGCTGATCGAACAGGCCCTGCAAGGCCTGCCCCAGGTGCAGCACATTAAGGTGGAAGACGGGCCCGGCCAGCGCCTGGGGCGCAGCTACAAGGTCAAGCTGTGGCCGACGCTCATCGTTTTGAAAGATGGGCAAGAACGGGCCCGCGCCGTGCGCCCCACCACCCGGGCCGAGGTGAACGAGGCGCTGCGCGCAGCGTTGGACTGA
- a CDS encoding DUF962 domain-containing protein — MKTLIDHLAQYAAYHRDPRNIHTHFVGVPMIMFAVVLLLSRPVWWAAGVPASPALVCAVAAGAFYLRLDLRLGLVMAALLAAMLALAQAMAPLATTAWLLWGVGLFAVGWVIQFVGHYYEGRKPAFVDDIMGLLVGPLFVVAEWGFALGLRKEVQSAIEQRSGPVRLRDLGRAA, encoded by the coding sequence ATGAAAACCCTGATCGATCACCTGGCCCAGTACGCGGCCTACCACCGCGACCCCCGCAACATCCATACCCATTTTGTGGGCGTACCCATGATCATGTTTGCGGTGGTGCTGCTGCTCTCGCGCCCCGTGTGGTGGGCGGCAGGGGTGCCCGCCAGCCCTGCGCTGGTGTGTGCGGTGGCAGCGGGCGCCTTTTACCTGCGGCTGGACTTGCGCCTGGGGCTGGTGATGGCGGCCCTGTTGGCCGCCATGCTGGCGCTGGCCCAGGCCATGGCGCCGCTGGCCACCACGGCGTGGCTGCTGTGGGGCGTGGGCCTGTTTGCCGTGGGCTGGGTGATCCAGTTTGTGGGGCACTACTACGAAGGGCGCAAACCCGCGTTTGTGGACGACATCATGGGCTTGCTGGTGGGGCCACTGTTTGTGGTGGCCGAGTGGGGCTTTGCTTTGGGCCTGCGCAAAGAGGTGCAGTCAGCCATCGAGCAGCGCAGCGGCCCGGTGCGCCTGCGTGACCTGGGCAGGGCGGCTTGA
- a CDS encoding aldehyde dehydrogenase family protein, with product MQLNYIANASVPSASGRTLAVVDPSDGQPFDDIQRSNAADIDTAVHAARHCYHAVWQRMAPADRGRLLQKLSAKVLEHADELTALEQRDCGKPTKQARADAVALARYFEFYAGACDKLHGETIPYLDGYSVLTWREPHGVTGHIIPWNYPMQIFGRSVGGALAAGNVCVVKPAEDACLSLIRVAQLAAEVGFPPGAINIVTGYGHEVGDALARHPGIDHISFTGSPKVGTLIQQVAAERHCPVTLELGGKSPQIIFADADLDAAVPVVLNAIVQNAGQTCSAGSRVLIDSLIYEPLLERLGHAFEKLRVGPAAMDLDVGPLIRQSQQQRVWDFLSDAQVAGIPMVAQGVVVDEAPESGFYQAPTLLRDVPVGHRLAQEEIFGPVLCAMAFQDEDHAVELANATQFGLVAGIWTRDGARQFRMARRVHNGQVFINNYGAGGGVELPFGGVKSSGYGREKGFEALYGFTTLKTVAIKHG from the coding sequence ATGCAACTGAACTACATCGCCAACGCCTCCGTTCCGTCTGCCTCTGGCCGCACGCTTGCGGTGGTGGATCCTTCTGACGGCCAGCCCTTTGACGACATTCAGCGAAGCAACGCCGCCGACATCGACACGGCCGTGCACGCTGCGCGCCATTGCTACCACGCGGTGTGGCAACGCATGGCCCCGGCCGACCGGGGGCGGCTTTTGCAAAAGCTCTCGGCCAAGGTGCTTGAGCATGCCGACGAGCTGACGGCGCTGGAGCAGCGCGACTGCGGCAAGCCCACCAAACAGGCCCGTGCCGATGCCGTTGCGCTGGCGCGCTACTTTGAGTTCTACGCCGGGGCCTGCGACAAGCTGCATGGCGAAACCATCCCCTACCTGGACGGCTACAGCGTGCTCACCTGGCGCGAGCCGCATGGTGTTACGGGCCACATCATCCCGTGGAACTACCCCATGCAGATCTTTGGCCGCAGCGTGGGCGGCGCGCTGGCGGCGGGCAATGTGTGCGTGGTCAAACCTGCCGAAGACGCCTGCCTGTCGCTCATCCGCGTGGCGCAACTCGCGGCCGAGGTGGGCTTTCCGCCCGGCGCGATCAACATCGTGACGGGCTACGGGCACGAGGTAGGCGATGCGCTGGCCCGCCACCCCGGCATTGACCACATCAGCTTCACCGGCAGCCCCAAGGTGGGCACGCTCATCCAGCAAGTGGCGGCAGAGCGCCACTGCCCCGTGACGCTGGAGCTGGGCGGCAAAAGCCCCCAAATCATCTTTGCCGATGCCGACCTCGACGCCGCTGTGCCGGTGGTGCTCAACGCCATCGTGCAAAACGCCGGTCAGACCTGCTCGGCCGGATCGCGCGTGCTGATCGACTCGCTCATCTACGAGCCCCTGCTCGAGCGCCTGGGCCACGCCTTTGAAAAGCTGCGCGTGGGCCCCGCCGCCATGGACCTGGACGTGGGCCCGCTCATCCGCCAAAGCCAGCAGCAGCGTGTGTGGGACTTTTTGTCGGACGCGCAAGTGGCGGGCATCCCCATGGTGGCGCAAGGCGTGGTGGTGGACGAGGCGCCTGAGAGCGGCTTCTACCAGGCCCCCACCCTGCTGCGCGATGTGCCCGTGGGCCACCGCCTGGCGCAAGAAGAAATTTTTGGCCCCGTGCTCTGCGCCATGGCCTTCCAGGACGAAGACCACGCGGTGGAGCTGGCCAACGCCACGCAGTTTGGGCTGGTGGCCGGCATCTGGACGCGCGACGGCGCACGCCAGTTCCGCATGGCCCGGCGGGTGCACAACGGGCAGGTGTTCATCAACAACTACGGTGCGGGCGGCGGGGTGGAGCTGCCGTTTGGCGGTGTCAAATCCAGCGGCTACGGGCGCGAGAAGGGGTTTGAGGCGCTGTATGGCTTCACCACCCTGAAGACCGTGGCCATCAAGCACGGCTGA
- the mobA gene encoding molybdenum cofactor guanylyltransferase MobA: MIDTQNITGLVLAGGRGTRMGGVDKGLQNFRGLPLALHTLMRLQMQVGASLVNANRNLAAYESFGAPVWPDASNDYAGPLAGFLTGLERCETPWLLTVPCDTPLFPLDLAARMAQAADEQQAEIAMAAAPEDDGTGHTTVRTQPVFCLLRVDLLESLVRFTQAGGRKIDAWTATHRCVTVPFDQPGDDPKAFFNANTLAELQALERAS; encoded by the coding sequence ATGATTGATACCCAAAACATCACCGGCCTTGTCCTCGCAGGGGGCCGAGGCACCCGCATGGGCGGGGTGGACAAAGGCCTGCAGAACTTTCGCGGCCTGCCGCTGGCGTTGCACACCTTGATGCGGCTGCAGATGCAGGTGGGCGCGTCGCTGGTCAATGCCAACCGCAACCTGGCGGCCTATGAATCGTTTGGCGCGCCGGTGTGGCCCGATGCCAGCAACGACTACGCCGGGCCGCTGGCCGGTTTCCTGACCGGGCTGGAGCGCTGCGAAACCCCTTGGCTGCTGACGGTGCCGTGCGATACGCCACTGTTTCCCCTGGACCTGGCGGCCCGCATGGCGCAGGCTGCCGACGAGCAACAGGCAGAAATCGCCATGGCTGCTGCCCCTGAAGACGACGGCACCGGCCACACCACCGTGCGCACGCAGCCGGTGTTTTGCCTGCTGCGGGTGGACCTGCTCGAAAGCCTGGTGCGCTTTACCCAGGCCGGTGGGCGCAAGATCGATGCATGGACCGCCACGCACCGCTGCGTGACCGTGCCGTTTGACCAGCCCGGCGATGATCCCAAGGCGTTCTTCAACGCCAACACGCTGGCCGAGCTGCAGGCGCTAGAACGCGCAAGCTGA